A portion of the Halogeometricum sp. S1BR25-6 genome contains these proteins:
- a CDS encoding aldehyde dehydrogenase family protein: MTETYQNYIDGEWRDSETGETFDVKNPADTSEVVGSFQRSSEADTNGAIDAAASAEDEWADTPAATRGEFLRETAKRMDDREEELTETLVREEGKLRGEANGEVNRAIDIFYYYAERALDYAGERKKGAADQNLYYVREPMGVAGLIVPWNYPIAIPCWKMAPALATGNTLVIKPSKEAPNVLRAVFECMDEAADEVGVPDGVFNFVSGGGEEVGQAILDHEEVDTVSFTGSRQVGEMIYDQATDDHKRVQTELGSKNPTVVSPSADVQEAAETVASGAFGVTGQACTATERAIVHDSQYEEFVEALVEEAESVEPGFGLDEDSTMGPHVSESELESTLEYVEKGKEEGATLEYGGERLEGDEYDDGYFVQPTVFTDVDNDMDIMQEEVFGPFVGVTTYSDFEEAVELVNDVEFGLSAGIVTDDHTEANRFVDEVDFGVVKVNEATTGLELHVPFGGMNASSSETYREQGEEGMDFFTIIKTVYEDY; encoded by the coding sequence GTGACGGAGACGTACCAGAACTACATCGACGGCGAGTGGCGAGACTCAGAGACCGGCGAGACGTTCGACGTCAAGAATCCGGCCGACACCTCGGAGGTCGTCGGGTCGTTCCAGCGGTCCAGCGAGGCGGACACGAACGGCGCCATCGACGCCGCCGCGTCCGCCGAGGACGAGTGGGCCGACACGCCCGCCGCGACGCGGGGAGAGTTCCTCCGCGAGACGGCAAAGCGCATGGACGACCGTGAGGAGGAACTCACCGAGACGCTCGTCCGCGAGGAGGGGAAACTCCGCGGCGAGGCCAACGGCGAGGTCAACCGCGCGATAGATATCTTCTACTACTACGCCGAACGCGCCCTCGACTACGCCGGCGAGCGAAAGAAGGGAGCGGCGGACCAGAACCTGTACTACGTGCGCGAACCGATGGGCGTCGCGGGCCTCATCGTCCCGTGGAACTACCCCATCGCCATCCCCTGCTGGAAGATGGCCCCCGCGCTGGCGACCGGTAACACGCTCGTCATCAAGCCCTCGAAAGAGGCGCCGAACGTCCTGCGCGCGGTGTTCGAGTGCATGGACGAGGCCGCCGACGAAGTCGGCGTCCCCGACGGGGTCTTCAACTTCGTCAGCGGCGGCGGCGAGGAGGTCGGACAGGCCATCCTGGACCACGAGGAGGTCGACACCGTCTCGTTCACCGGTAGCCGCCAGGTCGGCGAGATGATCTACGATCAGGCGACGGACGACCACAAGCGCGTCCAGACCGAACTCGGCAGCAAGAACCCCACCGTCGTCTCTCCGAGCGCCGACGTGCAGGAGGCCGCCGAGACGGTCGCGTCCGGCGCGTTCGGCGTCACCGGGCAGGCCTGCACCGCGACGGAACGCGCCATCGTCCACGACTCCCAGTACGAGGAGTTCGTCGAGGCCCTCGTCGAAGAGGCCGAGAGCGTCGAACCCGGCTTCGGTCTCGACGAGGACTCGACGATGGGTCCGCACGTCAGCGAGAGCGAACTGGAGAGCACGCTGGAGTACGTCGAGAAAGGCAAAGAGGAGGGCGCGACGCTCGAATACGGCGGCGAACGCCTCGAAGGCGACGAGTACGACGACGGCTACTTCGTCCAGCCGACCGTCTTCACCGACGTCGACAACGACATGGACATCATGCAGGAGGAGGTGTTCGGCCCGTTCGTCGGCGTCACCACCTACAGCGACTTCGAGGAGGCCGTCGAACTCGTCAACGACGTCGAGTTCGGCCTCTCGGCCGGCATCGTCACCGACGACCACACCGAGGCCAACCGCTTCGTCGACGAGGTGGACTTCGGCGTCGTCAAGGTGAACGAGGCGACCACCGGCCTCGAACTGCACGTCCCGTTCGGCGGGATGAACGCCTCCTCCTCGGAGACCTACCGCGAACAGGGCGAGGAGGGGATGGACTTCTTCACCATCATCAAGACCGTCTACGAGGACTACTGA
- a CDS encoding SDR family NAD(P)-dependent oxidoreductase — protein MGRASFDFSDETVIVTGASAGIGRAIALRFGEAGATVINADIQEDPKQEGEDAPTHDKIEESGGTAEYAETDVSDPAQLESVVEAAREYGGVDVMVNNAARQHSEPFLDVEQEDFDKLQDTNVRGYYFGTQAAAKDMIDRDDPGCIVNTASISSEVAQYGQVQYDATKGAIKMITRGTALELSDYDIRVNAIAPGQIATEFTEGWSQQAQDAAGDEEGEFIKPIPLQRAGHPEDCAGATLFLASEDASYITGDLVYVDGGWTAI, from the coding sequence CGCCTCCGCCGGCATCGGCCGGGCCATCGCGCTCCGGTTCGGCGAGGCGGGCGCGACGGTCATCAACGCCGACATCCAAGAGGACCCGAAACAGGAAGGCGAGGACGCGCCGACCCACGACAAAATCGAGGAGTCGGGCGGCACCGCCGAGTACGCCGAAACCGACGTTTCGGACCCCGCCCAACTCGAATCGGTCGTCGAGGCGGCCCGCGAGTACGGCGGCGTCGACGTGATGGTGAACAACGCCGCCCGCCAGCACAGCGAACCCTTCCTCGACGTCGAACAGGAGGACTTCGACAAACTGCAGGACACGAACGTTCGGGGCTACTACTTCGGCACGCAGGCGGCCGCCAAGGACATGATAGACCGCGACGACCCCGGTTGCATCGTCAACACGGCCTCCATCAGTTCGGAAGTCGCACAGTACGGCCAGGTGCAGTACGACGCGACGAAGGGCGCGATAAAGATGATAACCCGCGGGACGGCGCTGGAACTGTCGGATTACGACATCCGCGTCAACGCCATCGCGCCGGGACAGATAGCCACCGAGTTCACCGAGGGCTGGAGCCAGCAGGCACAGGACGCCGCGGGCGACGAGGAAGGCGAGTTCATCAAGCCCATCCCCCTCCAACGCGCCGGCCACCCGGAGGACTGCGCGGGCGCGACGCTGTTTCTCGCCAGCGAGGACGCCTCTTACATTACGGGCGACTTAGTATATGTCGACGGCGGCTGGACGGCGATTTAG
- a CDS encoding fumarylacetoacetate hydrolase family protein: MRYFRVRIDSEDPRLVARDGRTAYDLSSARPALSSFRDLAMVASTTDRGVDDVAEALLDDAPVVGEDDVESGAVRPVVPDEVWAAGVTYEASGDAREDESGRPEMYQQVFENDRPELFFKATPSRTVGPDDEIGVREDSEWDVPEPELGIVLYEGDVVGYTVGDDVSSRDLEGQNPLYLPQAKVFERCCAVGPCVASPETVADPHDLEMSMTIERDGETAFEGETDTSLMARTCEELVSYRTRHDETPELSVLLTGTSIVPPAEFTLREGDRVEITIENVGTLTNTVTTV, from the coding sequence ATGCGATATTTCCGCGTTCGGATCGACTCCGAGGATCCGCGCCTCGTCGCCCGCGACGGCCGGACAGCCTACGATCTCTCGTCGGCGCGCCCGGCCCTCTCGTCGTTCCGCGACCTCGCGATGGTCGCCTCGACGACGGACCGCGGCGTCGACGACGTGGCCGAGGCCCTCCTCGACGACGCGCCCGTCGTCGGCGAAGACGACGTCGAGTCGGGGGCGGTCCGTCCGGTCGTCCCGGACGAGGTGTGGGCCGCCGGCGTCACCTACGAGGCCAGCGGCGACGCCCGCGAAGATGAGAGCGGCCGCCCGGAGATGTACCAGCAGGTGTTCGAGAACGACCGGCCCGAACTGTTCTTCAAGGCGACGCCCTCCCGAACCGTCGGCCCCGACGACGAAATCGGCGTCCGCGAGGACTCCGAGTGGGACGTCCCCGAACCCGAACTCGGCATCGTCCTCTACGAGGGCGACGTCGTCGGCTACACCGTCGGCGACGACGTGAGCAGTCGGGACCTCGAAGGACAGAACCCGCTGTACCTTCCGCAGGCGAAGGTGTTCGAGCGGTGCTGCGCGGTCGGCCCCTGCGTCGCCTCGCCCGAGACGGTCGCGGACCCGCACGACCTGGAGATGTCGATGACGATCGAACGCGACGGCGAAACGGCGTTCGAGGGGGAGACAGACACCTCCCTGATGGCGCGAACCTGCGAGGAACTCGTCTCTTACCGCACCCGCCACGACGAGACGCCCGAACTCTCGGTGCTTCTCACGGGAACCTCCATCGTCCCGCCCGCGGAGTTCACCCTCCGGGAGGGCGACCGCGTCGAGATAACCATCGAGAACGTCGGTACGCTGACGAACACGGTGACGACCGTATGA